A window from Gorilla gorilla gorilla isolate KB3781 chromosome 21, NHGRI_mGorGor1-v2.1_pri, whole genome shotgun sequence encodes these proteins:
- the LOC134757770 gene encoding beta-defensin 125-like, with product MNILMLTFIICGLLTQVTKGSFEPQKCWKNNIGHCRRRCLDTERCILLCRNKLSCCIYIIISHEYTQRPAFPMIHLEDITFDYSDVDCFTGSPVSMLNDLITFDTTKFGETMTPETNTPETTVPPSETTTPETTMPPSQTATSETMPPPSQTALTHN from the exons ATGAATATCCTGATGCTGACCTTCATTATCTGTGGGTTGCTAACTCAGGTGACCAAAG GTAGCTTTGAACCCCAAAAATGTTGGAAGAATAATATAGGACATTGCAGAAGACGATGTTTAGATACTGAAAGGTGCATACTTCTTTGTAGGAACAAGCTATCATGCtgcatttatataataatatcacATGAATATACTCAACGACCAGCATTTCCTATGATTCACCTAGAGGATATAACATTTGATTATAGTGATGTGGACTGTTTTACTGGTTCCCCAGTATCTATGTTGAATGATCTGATAACATTTGACACAACTAAATTTGGAGAAACCATGACACCTGAGACCAATACTCCTGAGACTACTGTGCCACCATCTGAGACCACTACTCCCGAGACTACTATGCCACCATCTCAGACCGCTACTTCCGAGACTATGCCACCACCTTCTCAGACAGCTCTTACTCATAATTAA